The genomic region CGCGAAAACGAGCCGCAGAACTGGGCGTGGCGGATAGACTGACGTTCGTCCATGGAGACGCCGGAAAGTATCCCGGGCCGACCCATGACTTCGACGTGGTGAGCTGCATCGGCGCGACATGGATCGGCAACGGCCTGGTCGGCACGCTGGAGCTGATGAAGCGGGCGCTCAGGCCTGGAGGGCTGATCTTGGTCGGCGAACCCTACTGGATCGAGCCCCCGCCGGAGGCCGCCTACGCCGCCCTGGGGATCGGCAGGGATGACTATGTTACCCTGGACGGCACGCTCGATCGGTTTGAGTCGGCAGGCATGCGCCTGATCGAGATGGTTCTGGCAGACCACAACAGCTGGGATCGGTACGAGGCGCCGCGGTGGATGGCGGTGGACGACTTCCTGCGCGCCAACCCGGATGACCCCGATGCGTCGGCCCTGCGCGATTGGAGCAGCCGCAACTGTCGGGTCTACTTGCAGTATGGCCGGCGCTATCTGGGATGGGGCGTGTTCGTGCTAAGGTAAAAGCCAAAGAGCAGGGGCCGGCCTCGGACAAAGAAGCGAGAAGAGTATGCTTCTCGGCACGATTCGCCCAGCCGCCATGACGTCGCGCCCTTGGCCGCGGCTGCCGGCTCTTACGGGATGGTGGCTCCCGGCGCCTGTCGCGCAGCGCCGCCTTGATGACCGCCACCTCTTATCCGCCCAAGATCTCCGCCCAAGATCGGGAGGCACCGCGGCGTAGTCTTCGGCGAGGGCAACTCGTCCGGCATCGAAGGCGTGAGCGAATTAACGGGCGCGCCGAGCGGACGGGGCTGACCCGGGCACCCTCTGTCATCTGGCGTCTAGGCAGGGCTGGCTGACGCGCGGCGCGGCGTCGCGCGGGCATAGCGCGGCCAGCACGAGAGCCGGCCGCGCGCCCTCCGGACATGGCAAGGAGGGAGGCCGAGACATGTCGGCGCCTCGGCACCAGCCCCCACCCTAGGTCGCCCTAGGTGGCGCTGGTCAGCCCTGGTCCGCCCTAGTAAGCACTAGTCTGCGCTGCCGCCACCGCCGCCTGCGCCGCCACCGCCTCCTCCTGAAAAGCCGCCTCCGCTTCCGGAGGAGGATGACTCCAAGCTCGTCGCGATGGCATGCTCCAGCGACGTCGTGAGGCCTGTGAGGGCGCTCCCCAGGTCCGTGCTGGCCGAGGACACGAGCCACGCTTGTGCGAATCCCGTGTGCGCGCCCGGCTGCGACAGCTCAGGGAACACCACCTTGAGTTGCTCGATTACCTGTCTTGC from Bacillota bacterium harbors:
- a CDS encoding class I SAM-dependent methyltransferase: MVVSLRFHEIAEAYHRILNPFTEDQLMLLGEICRLHPGVRQLDLACGKGEMLCRWSHKYGISGVGVDISTVFLEAARKRAAELGVADRLTFVHGDAGKYPGPTHDFDVVSCIGATWIGNGLVGTLELMKRALRPGGLILVGEPYWIEPPPEAAYAALGIGRDDYVTLDGTLDRFESAGMRLIEMVLADHNSWDRYEAPRWMAVDDFLRANPDDPDASALRDWSSRNCRVYLQYGRRYLGWGVFVLR